The Chitiniphilus purpureus sequence TGCACACCTCGGCACACACGTCCTCATAGGTCGGCTCGCGCTGCATGGACTGGGGATCGCCCTGCTTGTGCATCAGACACACTGCGGCCTTCGAGCGGGCCACCAGCGCCAGTGCGCCGTCCTCCTCCAGCGCAGCCACATCGTTGATCAGGTCGATACCGGTCTCCAGCGCCGCCCGCATCACCGCGGGGCGGCGGGTATCGACCGACAGCGGCACGTTCAGACTCTGCAACGCCGCCAGCACCGGCACCACGCGCCGTGTCTCTTCGTCGACGCTGACCGGCGTTGCGCCAGGACGGGTGGATTCACCGCCGATATCGAGGATATCGGCGCCATCGGCGACCAGCCGCTCGGCATGCGCCACCGCGCGCGCCACTGAGTCGTATCGCCCGCCGTCCGAAAACGAATCCGGGGTGACATTGACGATGCCCATCACGTGCGGGCGGTCCAATTGCAGCTTAAATCGGCCACATTGCAAAACGGACATCATGGCAACCTCTTGCAATGCAAACACGGCAATGCCCCGCGACAGCGCAGCCGGTTGCAATCCGGAAACTCGATACCCAAAAACAAAGGCGGCCCGCAGGCCGCCCTTGCCGTGAGGGGGCGCTCAACCCTCGGTGGCAGGCGTGGTGGTCGCCGCCGGCGCGTCGCCGCTGGGCTTGTCGCCTGCCGCAGGCACCTTGGGCGGCGGCGGATACTTGGGCGGCCTTGGATCACGTCCTTCCATGATGTCGCGGATCTGGTCGCGGTCGATGGTCTCCCATTCCATCAGCGCCGCGGTCATCGCCTCGACCGTCTTGCGGTTCCCATCCAGCAGCTTCACCGCCAACGCATACTGCTCATCGATGATGCGGCGGATTTCCGCGTCGACCTGCTGCATGGTGGCCTCGGACACATTCTTGTGCGTGGTCACCGAGCGGCCGAGGAACACCTCGCCCTCGTTCTCGCCGTAGACCATCGGCCCCATCTTGTCGCTCATGCCGTAGCGGGTGACCATGTCACGCGCCATCCGTGTCGCCCGCTCGAAGTCGTTGGACGCACCGGTGGAGATGCGGTGCACGAAGAGATCCTCGGCGACGCGCCCACCGAACAGGATGGTGATCTCGTTGAGCATCTGGTCCTTGTACAGCGAGAACTTGTCGCGCTCCGGCAACTGCCAGGTCAGACCCAGCGCCCGGCCACGCGGCATGATCGTCACCTTGTGCACCGGGTCGGTGCCTTCGAGCAGTTCCGCGATCACCGCATGGCCCGACTCGTGGTATGCCGTGGCGCGCCGTTCCTCCTCGGTCATCACCATGGTCCGACGCTCCGGTCCCATGTAGATCTTGTCCTTGGCCGACTCGAAATCGTCCATGTCAACCAGCCGCTTGTTGCGGCGCGCCGCGAACAGCGCGGCCTCGTTCACCAGGTTGGCAAGATCCGCACCGGACATGCCCGGCGTGCCGCGCGCCAGGACCGATGCGTCGACGTCGTTGGAGATCGGCACCTTGCGCATGTGCACGCCCAGGATCTGCTCGCGCCCACGGATATCCGGCAGCGGCACCACCACCTGGCGGTCAAAGCGCCCAGGACGCAGCAGCGCCGGGTCGAGCACGTCCGGACGGTTGGTCGCGGCGATCACGATGATGCCCGAGTTGCCTTCGAACCCATCCATCTCGACCAGCATCTGGTTGAGTGTCTGCTCGCGCTCGTCATTGCCGCCCCCAAGACCCGCACCACGCTGACGGCCCACCGCGTCGATCTCGTCGATGAAGATGATGCAGGGCGCGTTCTTCTTGGCGTTCTCGAACATGTCGCGCACGCGTGCCGCGCCCACGCCGACGAACATTTCGACGAAATCGGAACCGGAGATCGAGAAGAAGGGTACCTTGGCTTCGCCGGCGATGGCCTTGGCAAGGAGCGTCTTGCCGGTACCGGGCGAGCCGACCATCAGGATGCCGCGCGGCATGCGGCCGCCCAGGCTCTGGTACTTGGACGGGTCGCGCAGGTAGTCGACGATCTCGGTGACTTCCTCCTTGGCCTCGTCGCACCCTGCAACATCGGCAAAGGTGACCACATTGTTGCTGTCGTCGAGCATCTTGGCGCGGCTCTTGCCAAACGAGAACGCGCCACCGCGTCCGCCGCCCTGCATCTGGCGCATGAAGAAGATCCACACCCCGATCAACAGGATCATCGGGAACCAGCTGATGAAGATGTTCATCAGCATGCTCGGCTCTTCCTCGGCCTTGGATGCGAATTTGACGTTGTGTTTGATCAGCGTATCGACCATGCGGAAGTCGAACGGCGCCAGCGTGGAGAACTTCTGGCCGTCGGCGCGCTGCCCACGGATGATGTAGCCACGCAGCAGGTTGCCCTCAATGGTGATCTCGGCCACCCGGTTCTGCTCGACCTCCTGCATGAACTGCGAATAGGGTATCTGCCCCGCAGTCTCC is a genomic window containing:
- the folP gene encoding dihydropteroate synthase: MSVLQCGRFKLQLDRPHVMGIVNVTPDSFSDGGRYDSVARAVAHAERLVADGADILDIGGESTRPGATPVSVDEETRRVVPVLAALQSLNVPLSVDTRRPAVMRAALETGIDLINDVAALEEDGALALVARSKAAVCLMHKQGDPQSMQREPTYEDVCAEVCTYLAARRDAALASGIAHERILLDPGFGFGKTLAHNTALFQGLAGLQVRLGCALLIGVSRKTMLGQLTGRPVGERLPASLAAALLAAQAGVRVIRVHDVRETVDALRIWAALK
- the ftsH gene encoding ATP-dependent zinc metalloprotease FtsH, producing MNNLGKNIAIWLIIGLVLMTVFNQFTKQQETAGQIPYSQFMQEVEQNRVAEITIEGNLLRGYIIRGQRADGQKFSTLAPFDFRMVDTLIKHNVKFASKAEEEPSMLMNIFISWFPMILLIGVWIFFMRQMQGGGRGGAFSFGKSRAKMLDDSNNVVTFADVAGCDEAKEEVTEIVDYLRDPSKYQSLGGRMPRGILMVGSPGTGKTLLAKAIAGEAKVPFFSISGSDFVEMFVGVGAARVRDMFENAKKNAPCIIFIDEIDAVGRQRGAGLGGGNDEREQTLNQMLVEMDGFEGNSGIIVIAATNRPDVLDPALLRPGRFDRQVVVPLPDIRGREQILGVHMRKVPISNDVDASVLARGTPGMSGADLANLVNEAALFAARRNKRLVDMDDFESAKDKIYMGPERRTMVMTEEERRATAYHESGHAVIAELLEGTDPVHKVTIMPRGRALGLTWQLPERDKFSLYKDQMLNEITILFGGRVAEDLFVHRISTGASNDFERATRMARDMVTRYGMSDKMGPMVYGENEGEVFLGRSVTTHKNVSEATMQQVDAEIRRIIDEQYALAVKLLDGNRKTVEAMTAALMEWETIDRDQIRDIMEGRDPRPPKYPPPPKVPAAGDKPSGDAPAATTTPATEG